In a single window of the Bacillus mycoides genome:
- the rimP gene encoding ribosome maturation factor RimP, with product MDKKVTEIVEAFAQPIVEELNLELVDVEYVQEGQDWFLRVFIDSEKGVEIEECGAVSERLSEALDKEDPIPHLYFLDVSSPGAERPLKKEKDFQQAVGKQVAIKTYKPIDGEKMFEGKLLSYDGNTITLLLTIKTRKKEIQIPMDKVANARLAVTF from the coding sequence ATGGATAAGAAAGTCACAGAAATTGTAGAAGCATTTGCGCAGCCAATCGTTGAAGAGTTAAATCTTGAACTTGTAGATGTAGAGTATGTGCAAGAAGGACAAGACTGGTTCTTACGCGTATTCATCGATTCTGAAAAGGGAGTCGAAATTGAAGAATGCGGTGCGGTAAGTGAACGTTTAAGCGAAGCTTTAGATAAAGAGGATCCAATTCCTCATCTTTACTTTTTGGATGTATCATCTCCTGGAGCGGAACGTCCATTAAAGAAAGAGAAAGACTTCCAGCAAGCGGTAGGAAAACAAGTGGCAATTAAAACATATAAGCCGATTGATGGTGAGAAGATGTTTGAAGGAAAGCTACTTTCCTACGACGGTAATACAATTACACTACTATTAACAATTAAAACACGTAAAAAAGAAATCCAAATTCCAATGGATAAAGTTGCAAATGCGCGACTTGCTGTTACGTTTTAG
- the nusA gene encoding transcription termination factor NusA has translation MSTELLDALLVLESEKGISKDIIIDAIEAALISAYKRNFNQAQNVRVSFNPEVGTIQVLARKDVVDNVFDPRLEISVEEARQINPNYQDGDVLEIEVTPKDFGRIAAQTAKQVVTQRVREAERGVIYSEFSDREEDIMVGIVQRQDARFIYVSLGKVEALLPVSEQMPNEQYKPHDRIRVFITKVEKTTKGPQIYVSRTHPGLLKRLFEMEVPEIYDGTVEIRSVAREAGDRSKISVYAENIDVDPVGSCVGPKGQRVQRVVDELKGEKIDIVRWSNDPVEYVANALSPSQVVKVLVDEAEKATTVVVPDHQLSLAIGKRGQNARLAAKLTGWKIDIKSESDAKQLGIVTEEDSVIAFGFDSAEDEIE, from the coding sequence ATGAGCACTGAGTTGTTAGATGCTTTGCTCGTATTAGAGTCAGAAAAAGGTATTAGCAAAGATATTATTATTGATGCGATTGAAGCAGCATTAATCTCTGCTTATAAACGCAATTTTAACCAAGCACAAAACGTTCGTGTGAGCTTTAACCCAGAAGTGGGAACAATTCAAGTTTTAGCACGTAAGGACGTTGTAGATAATGTGTTTGATCCACGTCTTGAAATCTCTGTAGAAGAGGCAAGACAAATTAATCCAAACTACCAAGATGGTGACGTACTAGAAATTGAAGTAACGCCAAAAGATTTTGGTCGTATTGCAGCGCAAACTGCAAAACAAGTTGTAACACAACGAGTTCGTGAGGCGGAACGTGGTGTAATTTATTCAGAATTTAGTGATCGTGAAGAAGACATTATGGTTGGTATTGTACAGCGCCAAGATGCTCGTTTCATCTATGTAAGCTTAGGTAAAGTAGAAGCTTTATTACCTGTAAGTGAGCAAATGCCAAATGAGCAATATAAACCACATGATCGTATTCGCGTATTTATTACAAAAGTAGAAAAGACAACAAAAGGACCACAAATTTACGTATCACGTACACATCCTGGTCTTTTAAAACGTTTATTCGAAATGGAAGTTCCAGAAATTTATGATGGAACTGTAGAAATTCGCTCTGTAGCACGTGAAGCAGGCGACCGTTCTAAAATTTCTGTATATGCAGAGAATATCGATGTTGATCCAGTAGGTTCTTGTGTAGGACCGAAAGGACAACGTGTACAACGCGTTGTAGATGAACTAAAAGGTGAAAAGATTGACATCGTTCGCTGGTCGAATGACCCAGTTGAATATGTTGCAAATGCTTTAAGTCCATCACAGGTTGTTAAAGTACTTGTAGATGAAGCAGAGAAAGCAACAACTGTTGTTGTTCCAGACCACCAGCTTTCATTAGCGATTGGTAAGCGTGGACAAAATGCGCGTCTTGCAGCTAAATTAACAGGCTGGAAAATTGATATTAAAAGTGAGTCTGATGCGAAACAACTTGGTATTGTGACAGAAGAAGATAGCGTAATCGCATTCGGATTCGATTCAGCTGAAGACGAAATCGAATAG
- the rnpM gene encoding RNase P modulator RnpM: protein MSNRKVPLRKCIATQEMKSKRELVRIVRSKEGEVSIDLSGKKSGRGAYLSKDKESIIQAQKKNILEHHLKAKIDSSLYEELLELVEKESK from the coding sequence ATGAGCAATCGAAAAGTTCCGTTACGAAAATGTATTGCGACGCAAGAGATGAAATCAAAACGAGAGCTAGTTCGCATTGTTCGTTCCAAAGAGGGCGAAGTGTCTATTGATTTATCAGGAAAAAAATCAGGACGAGGTGCATATTTATCAAAAGATAAAGAAAGCATTATTCAAGCCCAAAAGAAAAACATTTTGGAACATCATCTAAAAGCGAAAATCGACAGTTCTCTGTACGAAGAGCTTCTTGAGCTTGTTGAGAAGGAGTCGAAATAA
- a CDS encoding YlxQ family RNA-binding protein, with protein MSDWKSFLGLANRARKIISGEELVLKEVRSGKAKLVLLSEDASANTTKRIIDKTTYYNIPMRKVENRQQLGHAIGRDERVVVAVLDEGFAKKLRSMLDTNYRG; from the coding sequence GTGTCTGATTGGAAATCATTTTTAGGACTAGCAAACCGCGCTCGAAAAATTATTTCGGGTGAAGAACTCGTTTTAAAAGAAGTACGAAGTGGCAAAGCAAAGCTAGTATTGCTTTCTGAAGATGCGTCAGCGAACACTACAAAACGTATCATTGATAAAACCACGTACTACAACATACCAATGAGAAAAGTCGAAAATCGACAACAATTAGGGCATGCGATTGGGAGAGACGAGCGAGTCGTTGTAGCTGTTTTAGATGAAGGCTTTGCGAAAAAGCTACGTAGCATGCTCGATACAAATTACCGGGGGTGA
- the infB gene encoding translation initiation factor IF-2: MSKIRVHEYAKKNNISSKDLMTKLKEMNIEVSNHMTMLEDEVVNKLDNQYSAGAEKPSVADEFEVEEKVVRSKKNSNKNKKKGKANEDKRQDNFAGRQQTPIVETPDKITFSGSLTVGDLAKKLSKEPSEIIKKLFMLGIMATINQDLDKDTIELIATDYGIEVEEEVVVSETEFETFIDEQDDEENLKERPAVVTIMGHVDHGKTTLLDSIRNSKVTAGEAGGITQHIGAYQVDVNDKKITFLDTPGHAAFTTMRARGAQVTDITILVVAADDGVMPQTVEAISHAKAAGVPIIVAVNKMDKPAANPDRVMQELTEYELVPEAWGGDTIFVPISAIQGEGIDNLLEMILLVSEVEEYKANPNRYAAGTVIEAQLDKGKGTIATLLVQNGTLRVGDPIVVGTSFGRVRAMVSDIGRRVKVAGPSTPVEITGLNEVPQAGDRFMAFADEKKARQIGESRAQEALVAQRGEKSKFSLEDLFQQIQEGDVKEINLIVKADVQGSVEAMAASLRKIDVEGVKVKIIHTGVGAITESDIILASASNAIVIGFNVRPDVNAKRTAELEKVDVRLHRIIYKVIEEIESAMQGMLDPEFEEKVIGQAEVRQTFKVTKVGTIAGCYVIDGKITRDSGVRIIRDGVVVFEGKLDTLKRFKDDVKEVAQNYECGITIERYNDLKEGDIIEAYVMEEVKR; encoded by the coding sequence ATGAGTAAAATTCGAGTACATGAATATGCAAAAAAAAATAATATCTCAAGTAAAGATCTTATGACAAAACTAAAAGAGATGAATATCGAGGTTTCGAATCATATGACAATGTTAGAAGATGAAGTAGTAAACAAATTAGATAATCAATATAGCGCTGGAGCGGAAAAACCTTCTGTTGCAGATGAGTTTGAAGTAGAAGAGAAAGTTGTTCGCAGTAAAAAGAACAGCAATAAGAATAAGAAAAAAGGCAAAGCAAATGAAGATAAACGTCAAGATAACTTTGCTGGAAGACAACAAACACCAATAGTAGAAACACCAGATAAAATCACTTTCTCTGGAAGCCTTACAGTAGGTGACCTTGCTAAAAAGTTAAGCAAAGAGCCATCTGAAATTATTAAAAAGCTCTTCATGCTAGGAATTATGGCGACAATTAACCAAGACTTAGATAAAGATACAATTGAGTTAATTGCTACTGATTACGGTATTGAAGTAGAAGAAGAAGTAGTTGTAAGTGAAACTGAATTTGAAACATTCATCGATGAGCAAGATGATGAAGAAAACTTAAAAGAACGTCCAGCTGTTGTTACAATTATGGGACACGTTGACCATGGTAAAACAACATTGCTTGACTCTATCCGTAATTCAAAAGTAACTGCTGGCGAAGCTGGTGGAATTACTCAGCATATCGGTGCATACCAAGTTGATGTAAATGATAAGAAAATTACGTTCTTAGATACACCAGGTCACGCGGCATTTACAACAATGCGTGCTCGTGGTGCACAAGTAACAGATATTACAATTCTTGTTGTTGCAGCTGATGACGGTGTTATGCCACAAACAGTTGAAGCGATTAGCCATGCGAAAGCAGCTGGAGTACCAATTATTGTTGCTGTGAATAAAATGGATAAACCAGCGGCAAATCCTGATCGTGTAATGCAAGAATTAACAGAATATGAATTAGTTCCAGAAGCTTGGGGCGGAGACACGATTTTCGTACCAATTTCTGCGATTCAAGGCGAGGGAATTGACAACTTACTAGAAATGATCCTTCTTGTGAGTGAAGTAGAAGAATATAAAGCAAATCCAAATCGCTATGCAGCTGGTACTGTAATTGAAGCACAGCTTGATAAAGGTAAAGGAACTATCGCGACATTACTTGTTCAAAATGGTACACTTCGAGTTGGAGATCCAATTGTTGTTGGAACATCATTCGGTCGTGTTCGTGCAATGGTAAGTGATATTGGTCGTCGTGTAAAAGTTGCTGGTCCATCAACTCCTGTTGAAATTACAGGTTTAAATGAAGTGCCACAAGCGGGAGATCGTTTCATGGCATTCGCTGATGAGAAGAAAGCTCGTCAAATCGGTGAATCACGTGCACAAGAAGCATTAGTTGCACAACGTGGTGAGAAATCTAAATTCAGCCTGGAAGATTTATTCCAACAAATCCAAGAGGGCGATGTAAAAGAAATTAATTTAATTGTGAAAGCAGACGTACAAGGTTCTGTAGAAGCAATGGCAGCATCACTTCGTAAAATTGATGTTGAAGGCGTAAAAGTGAAAATTATCCATACAGGCGTAGGTGCGATTACAGAATCTGATATTATTTTAGCTTCTGCATCTAATGCAATTGTAATTGGATTTAACGTACGCCCTGATGTGAATGCGAAGCGTACAGCTGAATTAGAGAAAGTTGATGTTCGTTTACACCGTATTATCTATAAAGTAATCGAAGAAATTGAATCAGCAATGCAAGGTATGCTGGATCCAGAATTCGAAGAAAAAGTAATCGGTCAAGCGGAAGTTCGTCAAACATTCAAAGTAACAAAAGTTGGAACAATCGCAGGTTGTTACGTAATAGACGGTAAAATTACACGTGATAGTGGCGTTCGTATTATCCGTGATGGCGTAGTAGTCTTCGAAGGAAAACTTGATACGTTAAAACGTTTCAAAGACGATGTAAAAGAAGTTGCACAAAACTATGAGTGTGGTATAACAATTGAGAGATATAATGATCTTAAAGAAGGGGACATCATTGAAGCATACGTTATGGAAGAAGTGAAGCGATGA
- a CDS encoding DUF503 domain-containing protein, with product MIIASLSFECMIYDVHSLKEKRAILQRVLTRVKQRYNVAVSEVGHQDVWQRTEIAIVSVSSNRVVCEKEMNRVLEYIDSFPEIERTITHLEWY from the coding sequence ATGATTATCGCTTCACTCTCATTCGAGTGTATGATTTACGATGTGCATTCTTTAAAAGAGAAACGAGCAATTTTGCAACGTGTGTTAACTCGTGTGAAACAGCGCTATAATGTAGCTGTTTCTGAAGTTGGGCATCAAGATGTATGGCAACGTACAGAAATTGCAATTGTTTCCGTATCCTCAAATCGTGTTGTCTGTGAAAAAGAAATGAATCGTGTACTTGAGTATATCGATTCATTTCCTGAAATTGAACGTACGATAACACATTTGGAATGGTATTGA
- the rbfA gene encoding 30S ribosome-binding factor RbfA has protein sequence MKLRANRVGEQMKKELGDIISRKIKDPRIGFVTVTDVQVSGDLQIAKVYISVLGDEEQKENTLKGLAKAKGFIRSEIGQRIRLRKTPEITFEFDESIGYGHRIDTLLHEINKDGKREE, from the coding sequence ATGAAATTACGTGCGAACCGTGTGGGCGAGCAAATGAAAAAAGAATTAGGCGACATTATCAGTCGTAAAATTAAAGACCCACGTATTGGATTTGTTACAGTAACAGATGTACAAGTGAGTGGAGATTTACAAATTGCTAAAGTATACATTTCTGTTTTAGGTGACGAAGAACAGAAAGAAAATACATTAAAAGGTTTAGCGAAGGCAAAAGGCTTTATTCGTTCAGAAATTGGCCAACGTATTCGTCTTCGTAAAACACCAGAAATTACCTTTGAGTTTGATGAGTCTATCGGATATGGTCATCGAATTGATACACTTTTACATGAAATTAATAAAGACGGTAAACGTGAAGAATAA
- the truB gene encoding tRNA pseudouridine(55) synthase TruB, whose amino-acid sequence MEGVVLLHKPKGMTSHDCVFKLRKILREKRIGHTGTLDPDVTGVLPICVGRATKIAQFLTSETKTYEGEVTLGFSTTTEDASGEVVEKQDVNRVITRKEVEEVLAELTGTIEQMPPMFSAVKVNGKKLYEYARAGQEVERPVRTITIHEFVLLDEREVFEGENISFRFRVTCSKGTYVRTLAVMIGEKLGFPSHMSHLVRTASGEFLLEDCISFEEIEENVQNGTVESIFISIDEALSKFPKMVVDEKQAEKIKNGMFLNNELETTAPFITVFDKNDRCLAIYEHHPKHPGMLKPMKVLVNNQELKL is encoded by the coding sequence ATGGAAGGTGTAGTATTATTACATAAGCCAAAGGGAATGACATCACATGATTGTGTGTTCAAATTAAGAAAGATATTGCGTGAGAAACGAATTGGTCATACAGGGACACTGGATCCAGATGTAACAGGAGTATTACCTATTTGCGTTGGGCGTGCAACAAAAATTGCGCAATTTTTAACAAGTGAAACAAAAACATACGAAGGTGAAGTGACATTAGGATTTTCAACAACAACAGAAGATGCTTCTGGTGAAGTTGTGGAGAAACAAGATGTAAATCGTGTCATTACACGTAAAGAAGTAGAAGAGGTACTAGCGGAATTAACAGGGACAATTGAACAAATGCCGCCGATGTTCTCAGCTGTAAAAGTTAACGGAAAAAAACTATACGAATATGCAAGGGCAGGACAAGAAGTTGAACGTCCAGTTCGTACAATTACAATTCATGAATTTGTATTACTTGATGAACGTGAAGTTTTTGAAGGGGAAAATATTTCATTTCGTTTCCGTGTAACGTGTAGTAAAGGAACATATGTAAGAACACTAGCAGTAATGATAGGTGAAAAACTTGGATTTCCATCACATATGTCTCACCTTGTAAGAACAGCATCTGGTGAATTTTTACTAGAAGATTGCATATCATTTGAAGAAATTGAAGAAAACGTGCAAAATGGAACAGTAGAGTCTATTTTCATCTCAATTGATGAGGCGCTAAGTAAGTTTCCAAAAATGGTTGTAGATGAAAAGCAAGCTGAAAAAATAAAGAACGGTATGTTCTTAAACAATGAATTAGAAACAACAGCACCATTTATTACAGTATTTGATAAAAATGATCGTTGCTTAGCAATTTATGAGCATCACCCAAAACACCCTGGAATGCTAAAGCCAATGAAAGTACTTGTGAATAATCAAGAACTAAAGCTATAA